In the genome of Rhinolophus ferrumequinum isolate MPI-CBG mRhiFer1 chromosome 24, mRhiFer1_v1.p, whole genome shotgun sequence, one region contains:
- the N4BP3 gene encoding NEDD4-binding protein 3 isoform X1, producing MATAPGLAGIAMGSVGSLLERQDFSPEELRAALTGSRGSRQPDGLLRKGLGQRELLSYLHLPKKDGKTTKRAARNEAADYATLYYQEHPRAGDFSKTSLPERGRFDKCRIRPSVFKPVAGTGKGFLSMQSLAAHKGQKLWRSNGSLHTLACHPPLSPGPRASQAQARAQLLHALSLDEASPEPEPSLSDSSSGGSFGRSPGTGPGPFSSSLGHINHLGGSLDRTSRNPKEAGPLAMLSCLPEPPPPYEFSCPTTEEVVAMLPDTCEDLKRGLSDEDGANPFTQQVLEERQRLWLSELKRLYVERLHEVAQKAERSERTLQLQLFMAQQEQRRLRKELRAQQGLAPEPRHPEAEPTTRPEEEARWEVCQKTAEISLLKQQLREAQAELAQKLAEIFNLKTQLRGSRAHAQAQDAELARLREAVRSLQEQAPREEAPGSCETDDCKSRGLLGEAGGGEAGDGAQQLRAELLQERLRGQEQALRFEQERRTWQEEKERVLRYQREIQGGYMDMYRRNQALEQELQALREPPTPWSPRLESSKI from the exons ATGGCCACAGCCCCAGGCCTTGCTGGCATTGCCATGGGCAGCGTGGGCAGCCTATTAGAACGGCAGGACTTCTCCCCTGAAGAGCTACGTGCAGCACTCACGGGGTCCCGGGGATCCCGCCAGCCTGATGGGCTCCTCCGGAAGGGCTTGGGCCAGCGTGAACTCCTCAGCTACCTGCACCTCCCCAAGAAGGATGGCAAGACCACCAAGCGGGCTGCTCGGAACGAGGCTGCCGACTATGCCACCCTCTACTACCAGGAACACCCTCGGGCCGGTGACTTCAGCAAGACTTCGCTGCCTGAGCGGGGTCGTTTCGACAAG TGCCGCATTCGCCCATCGGTGTTCAAGCCCGTGGCAGGCACCGGGAAAGGCTTCCTGTCCATGCAGAGCCTGGCGGCTCACAAGGGCCAGAAGTTATGGCGCAGCAACGGCAGCCTGCACACGCTGGCCTGCCACCCGCCCCTGAGCCCAGGGCCCCGGGCCAGCCAGGCACAGGCCCGCGCCCAGCTACTGCATGCCCTCAGCCTGGATGAGGCCAGCCCTGAGCCCGAACCCAGCCTGTCTGACTCCTCTAGCGGGGGCAGCTTTGGCCGCAGTCCTGGCACCGGCCCTGGTCCCTTCAGCTCCTCCTTGGGCCACATTAATCACCTTGGGGGCTCCCTGGACCGGACCTCGCGGAACCCCAAGGAGGCTGGGCCACTGGCCATGCTGAGCTGCCTGCCTGAGCCGCCACCCCCCTACGAGTTCTCCTGCCCTACCACCGAGGAGGTGGTGGCCATGCTGCCTGACACCTGTGAGGATCTCAAGAGAGGCCTCAGTGACGAGGATGGCGCCAACCCCTTCACACAG CAGGTGCTGGAGGAGCGCCAGCGGCTGTGGCTGTCTGAGCTGAAGCGCCTGTACGTAGAGCGGCTACACGAGGTGGCCCAGAAGGCTGAACGCAGCGAGCGCACCCTACAGCTGCAGCTATTCATGGCTCAGCAGGAGCAGCGGCGCCTGCGCAAGGAGCTGCGGGCACAGCAGGGCCTGGCCCCTGAGCCTCGGCACCCAGAGGCCGAGCCCACCACGCGGCCAGAGGAGGAAGCCCGATGGGAG GTATGCCAGAAGACAGCGGAGATTAGCCTCCTGAAGCAGCAGCTGCGGGAGGCCCAGGCCGAGCTGGCTCAGAAGCTGGCTGAGATCTTCAACTTGAAGACACAGCTTCGGGGCAGCCGGGCACATGCCCAGGCCCAGGATGCAGAGCTGGCCCGGCTACGCGAGGCCGTGCGCAGCCTGCAGGAGCAGGCCCCTCGGGAGGAAGCCCCGGGCAGTTGTGAGACTGATGACTGCAAGAGCAGGGGGctgctgggggaggcagggggcgGTGAGGCCGGAGATGGCGCCCAGCAGCTGCGGGCCGAGCTGCTGCAGGAGCGGCTCCGGGGCCAGGAGCAGGCGCTACGCTTTGAGCAGGAGCGGCGGACGTGGCAGGAGGAGAAAGAGCGTGTGCTGCGCTACCAGCGGGAGATCCAGGGGGGCTATATGGATATGTACCGCCGCAACCAGGCGCTGGAACAGGAGCTGCAGGCGCTGCGGGAGCCCCCGACGCCCTGGAGTCCTCGGCTTGAGTCCTCCAAGATCTGA
- the N4BP3 gene encoding NEDD4-binding protein 3 isoform X2 produces MATAPGLAGIAMGSVGSLLERQDFSPEELRAALTGSRGSRQPDGLLRKGLGQRELLSYLHLPKKDGKTTKRAARNEAADYATLYYQEHPRAGDFSKTSLPERGRFDKCRIRPSVFKPVAGTGKGFLSMQSLAAHKGQKLWRSNGSLHTLACHPPLSPGPRASQAQARAQLLHALSLDEASPEPEPSLSDSSSGGSFGRSPGTGPGPFSSSLGHINHLGGSLDRTSRNPKEAGPLAMLSCLPEPPPPYEFSCPTTEEVVAMLPDTCEDLKRGLSDEDGANPFTQVLEERQRLWLSELKRLYVERLHEVAQKAERSERTLQLQLFMAQQEQRRLRKELRAQQGLAPEPRHPEAEPTTRPEEEARWEVCQKTAEISLLKQQLREAQAELAQKLAEIFNLKTQLRGSRAHAQAQDAELARLREAVRSLQEQAPREEAPGSCETDDCKSRGLLGEAGGGEAGDGAQQLRAELLQERLRGQEQALRFEQERRTWQEEKERVLRYQREIQGGYMDMYRRNQALEQELQALREPPTPWSPRLESSKI; encoded by the exons ATGGCCACAGCCCCAGGCCTTGCTGGCATTGCCATGGGCAGCGTGGGCAGCCTATTAGAACGGCAGGACTTCTCCCCTGAAGAGCTACGTGCAGCACTCACGGGGTCCCGGGGATCCCGCCAGCCTGATGGGCTCCTCCGGAAGGGCTTGGGCCAGCGTGAACTCCTCAGCTACCTGCACCTCCCCAAGAAGGATGGCAAGACCACCAAGCGGGCTGCTCGGAACGAGGCTGCCGACTATGCCACCCTCTACTACCAGGAACACCCTCGGGCCGGTGACTTCAGCAAGACTTCGCTGCCTGAGCGGGGTCGTTTCGACAAG TGCCGCATTCGCCCATCGGTGTTCAAGCCCGTGGCAGGCACCGGGAAAGGCTTCCTGTCCATGCAGAGCCTGGCGGCTCACAAGGGCCAGAAGTTATGGCGCAGCAACGGCAGCCTGCACACGCTGGCCTGCCACCCGCCCCTGAGCCCAGGGCCCCGGGCCAGCCAGGCACAGGCCCGCGCCCAGCTACTGCATGCCCTCAGCCTGGATGAGGCCAGCCCTGAGCCCGAACCCAGCCTGTCTGACTCCTCTAGCGGGGGCAGCTTTGGCCGCAGTCCTGGCACCGGCCCTGGTCCCTTCAGCTCCTCCTTGGGCCACATTAATCACCTTGGGGGCTCCCTGGACCGGACCTCGCGGAACCCCAAGGAGGCTGGGCCACTGGCCATGCTGAGCTGCCTGCCTGAGCCGCCACCCCCCTACGAGTTCTCCTGCCCTACCACCGAGGAGGTGGTGGCCATGCTGCCTGACACCTGTGAGGATCTCAAGAGAGGCCTCAGTGACGAGGATGGCGCCAACCCCTTCACACAG GTGCTGGAGGAGCGCCAGCGGCTGTGGCTGTCTGAGCTGAAGCGCCTGTACGTAGAGCGGCTACACGAGGTGGCCCAGAAGGCTGAACGCAGCGAGCGCACCCTACAGCTGCAGCTATTCATGGCTCAGCAGGAGCAGCGGCGCCTGCGCAAGGAGCTGCGGGCACAGCAGGGCCTGGCCCCTGAGCCTCGGCACCCAGAGGCCGAGCCCACCACGCGGCCAGAGGAGGAAGCCCGATGGGAG GTATGCCAGAAGACAGCGGAGATTAGCCTCCTGAAGCAGCAGCTGCGGGAGGCCCAGGCCGAGCTGGCTCAGAAGCTGGCTGAGATCTTCAACTTGAAGACACAGCTTCGGGGCAGCCGGGCACATGCCCAGGCCCAGGATGCAGAGCTGGCCCGGCTACGCGAGGCCGTGCGCAGCCTGCAGGAGCAGGCCCCTCGGGAGGAAGCCCCGGGCAGTTGTGAGACTGATGACTGCAAGAGCAGGGGGctgctgggggaggcagggggcgGTGAGGCCGGAGATGGCGCCCAGCAGCTGCGGGCCGAGCTGCTGCAGGAGCGGCTCCGGGGCCAGGAGCAGGCGCTACGCTTTGAGCAGGAGCGGCGGACGTGGCAGGAGGAGAAAGAGCGTGTGCTGCGCTACCAGCGGGAGATCCAGGGGGGCTATATGGATATGTACCGCCGCAACCAGGCGCTGGAACAGGAGCTGCAGGCGCTGCGGGAGCCCCCGACGCCCTGGAGTCCTCGGCTTGAGTCCTCCAAGATCTGA